GTAGCGCGGAGATTCTGTGGTTGGGCTAAGTAATCATTGGCACCTGCCCAAAGTACAAAAATAGCCTGGGAACTGGGTTGATTTGGTGAAGCTGTAAAATCCTTAACTTGTGATGGCAGGGAAGGAATTAAATAGCTGGTTTTCTCATCAATAGCATTTCTATTAGTGGTAGTAGAACCAATGACAGCAAAGTTTTTGATTTTATCGTTATTAATTTTTAATTTCTGACCCAAAATCTCGACCCAAACAATACCGTTAGAAGCGCGTCCACGGTAGTAGGGTTGGGGTGGAAAATATCCTCTTGTGATGCGGTATAAATTACCATTGTCGGAGAGACTATCACCAAAAATAAAAAATTGGTCAAAACTATCTGCTAATGCTTTCAAGGGCAATAAAACAGGGAAAAACAAAATAGTCAAAACCAATGCGGATGTGGGAGTTTTGGCAGCAATCTTAAACATGACTAATTGATAATCACCTGAATACTGTAGCCCTTATACCAATTATTTGTGAAGTTGCATAGAATTAACCCCTCCCCGATTTCGAGAAGGGGAAATTCGAGCGAAAGTCAAAATGGAATGGAGTTCTTCTTTTTTTATGCGTCTTCATATTAATGTGGGATTAACCATCAATTCGATACCAATTTGCGGTCAAAAATAGTCTTCCCTGGATGGTTTTGGAGATTGAACTGGATGGGGTGGGAGAGAAATCCAAAAACCTGATTGCTGTATGATTCAAGTATACTAGCAACCCTAGAAGCTTTATATTTGTAATTACCAAGACCACTAGAAAAAATCAAGGTGTGAGAATGCAAGGAGTAATTTTTCGCAAACCCTTAAATATTCGTTGGGTGAGTTTTCTGGGGGATTTCTTATTAACTGGGATGGTAATCGGTCCGATCGCGGCTCCTTTTTTGGCTGCATCAGGTATTCCCACCCTACCCATTATTGCCCAGATTATCTACTTTATGGGTGATCACGTCTGTCCCCAACCTAGTATGGGATTAGAATTAGCACCACCCTGGATTATGGCTGTATGTATGCGTTGCTATGGAACAGTTAGTGGTTTATTGATAACTAGGCTATTGTATGCGGTCACTCAAGGGAAAGGTGGTTATTGGTTATCGCGTTATGGGTGGAATGGTGCAGCGATCGCCAGTGTGTTCATGATGGCATATCCTGGGGAATTAGCCGCAGAAGTGTTTGGCTGGTGGAGTTTTAATAATTATGTGGTAACAATCTTTGGTTTAATCACAGGTTTATCCTGGGGATTATTTACGATGCCGATATTACATGAAAAATTGGGTAATCGATAAATAGTAGAGACATTTCAGTGAAAGTCTTTACAGGATTATCATAGAACCAACATTTTTGGAATCCCTCGGTACAGTAAAAAAACAAAGCCCCTAGCCAAAGACTAAGGGCAGAATAATATAGGGTGCATCTACCATACCTATATCCGTCATGGTTGTAGCTGCATCCGGAGAGTTTAAGGATTTCTCTTGTGATTATTGTCGATAGTCTCCTGATTTGCCGCCAGTTTTACTAACCAGTTGGATAGATTCTATTTGAATTGATTTTTCCAAAGCCTTTGCCATATCGTACAGGGTAAGGGCTGCAACAGAAACTGCCGTTAGCGCTTCCATTTCCACTCCAGTTT
The Calothrix sp. 336/3 DNA segment above includes these coding regions:
- a CDS encoding DUF2085 domain-containing protein, which produces MQGVIFRKPLNIRWVSFLGDFLLTGMVIGPIAAPFLAASGIPTLPIIAQIIYFMGDHVCPQPSMGLELAPPWIMAVCMRCYGTVSGLLITRLLYAVTQGKGGYWLSRYGWNGAAIASVFMMAYPGELAAEVFGWWSFNNYVVTIFGLITGLSWGLFTMPILHEKLGNR